The following are encoded together in the Mesoterricola sediminis genome:
- a CDS encoding tyrosine-type recombinase/integrase: MSHNPVLSRLESDLRMAGRAKGTIQQYLASIRRFQEMVGKSADRASQAEIRRWVEHLQAQPIGPERLLCHYSALAFLFRKTLGQPDKVAFISMPRKDAPLPTILTAAEVGRVLKSFTVAKYSVFFALIYATGLRISEAIGLETQDIDALRGVIHVRHAKGGGQRLVMLRSVLLDMLREYWKYERPTPPLLFSTRFGRPLCPETARRALLCASAASGIGKVVTPHMLRHSFATSLLENRTDLRTIQVLLGHKSIKSTQIYTQVSASQIAAVRSPLEDLVP, translated from the coding sequence ATGAGCCACAACCCCGTATTGTCGCGACTCGAGTCCGATCTTAGGATGGCCGGGCGTGCCAAAGGAACCATCCAGCAATATCTGGCCTCCATCCGGCGGTTCCAGGAGATGGTCGGCAAGTCGGCCGACCGTGCCTCCCAGGCGGAAATCCGCCGCTGGGTGGAGCACCTCCAGGCCCAGCCCATCGGCCCGGAACGCCTGCTATGCCACTACTCGGCGCTGGCCTTCCTATTCCGGAAAACCCTGGGCCAGCCCGACAAGGTGGCCTTCATCTCCATGCCCAGGAAGGATGCCCCGCTGCCCACCATCCTGACCGCGGCCGAGGTGGGCCGGGTGCTCAAGTCCTTCACTGTGGCCAAGTACAGCGTGTTCTTCGCCCTGATCTACGCCACGGGCCTCCGGATCAGCGAGGCCATCGGCCTGGAGACCCAGGACATCGATGCCCTGCGGGGGGTGATCCACGTCCGACATGCCAAGGGTGGGGGCCAGCGCCTAGTCATGCTCCGCTCCGTCCTGCTGGATATGCTCCGGGAATATTGGAAGTACGAGCGCCCCACGCCACCCCTGCTGTTCTCAACCCGCTTCGGACGTCCCCTCTGCCCGGAGACGGCCCGTCGCGCCCTCCTGTGCGCCTCGGCGGCCTCGGGCATCGGGAAGGTGGTCACGCCCCACATGCTCCGGCACAGCTTCGCCACCTCCCTCCTGGAGAACCGCACGGACCTGAGGACCATCCAGGTCCTGCTCGGCCACAAGTCCATCAAGTCCACCCAGATCTACACCCAGGTCTCGGCCAGCCAGATCGCTGCCGTCCGGAGTCCCTTGGAGGACCTGGTCCCGTAG